The Gloeobacter morelensis MG652769 genome contains the following window.
CGACGAAGCGATGCTCGAAGCACTGCGCCAGGGGGTAAGCCCGCCCAGCCTGCGGTTTTATACCTGGGCGCATCCCACCCTGTCACTCGGATTTCACCAGCACGTTTTTCCGGAACACTGGCGGGCGCTCCCGAAGGTGCGCCGCCCGACCGGCGGCCGGGCGGTCTGGCACGAGGGCGATCTCACCTACGCCGTCGCCGTGCGCGGCCTGAGCGGCTCGACCGGTCAAATCTATACCCGGCTATGTGCCTTTTTGGTGGAGGGACTGGCGAATCTAGGTATCGAAGTCGGTTTCGGCCGGGGAGGGCGCGAGTACGTCCGTCGGCCCGGCTGCTTCAGCAGTGCCACCTCGGCGGACCTGCTCTGGCGGGGACGCAAGCTGGTGGGTAGCGCCCAGGTGCGCCGGGGCGACACCGTACTGCAGCACGGCGCGATTTTGCTGGCACCCAATCAGGAACGGCTTGCGCGGCTTTTTCCCGAACAGGCTCCCGAGGCGGTGGTGGGCCTTGCCGAGATCCGCCCGGAGCTGAGCGCAGACCAAGTCATAGCCTCACTGACGGCGGCCTGGGCCACCGCCTGGGAAGCGGCGATCGTGCCGGGAGAGTGGAGCGAATGGGAGCGCCAGTGGCTGGCCCAGGGCCGGGCTCGTTGGCGCTGCGGTTAGACGGATGGACACACGTAAGGCAGAATGTAGGGGAGCAAGGGAACAAACCGTGGAGGAGACCCGGCTGGTACTGCTGTTGCGCGACACGGTTACATCGGCGGAGCCGGTTTGCACCGTGTGTTTCTACGCCGACCAGCAGGGGCGCCCCCGACACCGCGGCGAACGTCTGCTGTGTGCAAGCGAGGATATCTCCTCGCCCCACACCGGCCGATACCGTTGTCGCATGGGTTTTCACCTTGCCCAGATCCGATAGTCCTAATTCGATAGACGAGATTTGTTATGAGCTGGCGCGGCAGTACTTCTCCGAGTGATCGCATCTTCGCAAGCCTCCCGTATTTGCTTCCCATGGCAGCCTCACTGGGCTATGGCATCACGTTGCTCAGCCAGTTGGGCCTCGGCGCCGTCATCCAGATTCTGGCGCCCATCAATTTTCTGAACTCGGGCTTTATCGGCCTCGCGGTCTTCATTGCCCTGTTTGCCCTGGTGGTCAATAACACCAACATCAGCCACTTCATCCGCTTCAACGTCTTCCAGGCGCTGCTGGTAGGCATCATCCTGTCGCTGTTTTCGCTGGTGCTGCCGCTGTTGGTCAACATGTTCGCCTTCCTGCCCGGCATCGACGTCATCCAGCAGACCCTCGGCAATACGATCTTCTTGGGCATCTTCGCCTTCGGCATCTACGGCATCGTCCAGAGTCTGCTGGGTCGTTACGCGGAAGTGCCCACCATCTCCGAGGTGGTCTACAGCCAGCTGCGCTAGGTGGATATTGCCGAACTGGGTGAGCGGGGGCTGATTGCCCGGCTCGGGCGCTTTTTCGGCCATGCCCCGCACATCCTGGTGCCGGGGGGTGACGATGCGGCAGTGGTTGTACCCGGCTCGGGGGCGCTGGTGGCCACCACCGATCTGCTCTTCGAGGAGGTGCACTTTAGCGACCGCACCACCGGCCCCTTCGATGTGGGCTGGCGCTCCGCCGCGGCCAACCTCTCGGATCTGGCTGCTATGGGTGCCACCCCCTTCGGCATGCTCGTCGGATTAGGGCTTACCTCCAGCACCAGCGTCGAGTGGGTGGAAGCGTTTTATGCAGGGTTCACCGCCTGCAGCGCGCCGGTGGGAGCCTTGCTGCTGGGAGGAGACACCTGCCGGGCCAAAAGCCGCACCGTGGCTGTCACTGCCCTAGGTACGGTCGAAGCGGGCCGTATACTCAGGCGCAACGCCGCCCGGCCGGGGGACGCGCTGGTGGTGACGGGACATTTGGGTGCCTCGCGGGCGGGCCTTGCGGTGCTGCTCGAAGCGCAGCGCTACGCCCACCTTGGCGCACCGGTGCGCGAAGCGGTGGTGGCTGCCCACCGGCGACCCAGGCCACGCCTGGAGGTGCCGCCGCTCGTCTTTGCGCTGAGTGAGCGGGCCGCCGCCATGGATACCAGCGACGGCCTCACCGATGCGATTGCCCAGGTGTGTGCCCAAAGCGGCTGCGGCGCGGTGGTGGACCTGGCGGCCCTGCCTATCGACGCGGCGACAGCCCAGGTGGCCGCAAAGCAGGCCACCGCCTGGGCGCTCGGGGGCGGTGAGGATTACGAGCTGTTGATTGCGCTGGAGCCCGATGCCGCGACGCAACTGGTGCAACGGCTTGCAGCGATTGGTATCGGCGGGGCGATCGTCGGGCAGGCGGTGGCGGGAGACCAGGTTGTGGACACCGAAGACCGGCCGCTCGAAGCCCCCGGCTTCGAGCACTTCAATCGACCGTAAAATGGCGGTGTAGGCCCTGGAGTCGCCGATGCAGTCCAAAAATTACTTCCGCAAGGGTTTCGGTCTCAAAGCCGAGGTGCAGGACGATCTCAAGGCGGAGTACGAATCTTCGCTCATCCACGAAATTCGCGCCAACGGCTACACATTGCAGCGCGGCGGGGTGACCATTCGCCTGGCGGAGGCGTTCGGCTTTTGCTGGGGAGTGGACAAGGCGGTGTCGATGGCCTACGAGACGCACCGGAAGTTTCCCGACCGCCAGCTGTGGATCACCAACGAGATCATCCACAACCCGCTGGTCAACCAGCACCTGCGCGCGATGGGCATCCGCTTTCTCGACGAAGACGAAAGCGGTCGGCGCGTGCCCAAGGACTTCGATCGCGTGAGCGAGGCGGATGTGGTGATTTTGCCCGCCTTCGGCGCTTCCACCCAGGAGATGCAGATTCTTGACGATAAAAACTGTGTCATCGTCGATACTACCTGCCCCTGGGTCTCGGCGGTCTGGAACCGGGTGGGCAAGTACGACCGGGCCGAATTCACCTCGATCATCCACGGCAAGTACCAGCACGAGGAGACGGTGGCGACCGCTTCGCGCGCCCGCCGCTATCTGGTGGTGCTCAACTTGGAGGAGGCCCAGCAGGTGTGCGACTACATCCTCCACGGCGGCGATCGCCGGGCGTTTTTGGCCCACTTCGGCCCGGCGGCTTGCGAGGGCTTCGACCCCGACTGCGACCTGGTGCGCGTCGGCATCGCCAATCAGACCACGATGCTCAAGGGCGAGACCGAGCGCATCGGCAAGTTGTTCGAGCGCACGATGATGCGCCGCTACGGCCCTGCGAACCTGGCCGACCACTTCATGAGCCACGACACGATCTGCGACGCCACCCAGGAGCGCCAGGACGCCATGTTCAAGCTCGTCGAGGAGCCGCTGGATCTGCTGGTCGTCATCGGCGGCTACAACTCCTCCAACACCACCCACCTGCAGGAGATTGCCGTCGAGCGGGGTCTGTCTTCCTTTCATATCGACGGGGCTGCCCGTCTGGTCTCGCCGCAATTTATCGAGCACCGCGACTTGCACAGCAAATCGCTGGTGCGCACCAAAAACTGGCTTCCGGCCGGAGCGGTGACCGTCGGGGTGACCGCCGGGGCTTCCACGCCCGACCGGGTGGTGGCCGAGGTGATCGCCCGGATTTTTGAACTGAAGGGCGTGGGCGAGCCGGGCGCCACCGCAGCCATATCCTCCTCGGCGCTCTAGAGCGCCGAGGGTAGCCCTGCGCCTTCACTACGCAGCCCAGCGCCCTTAACCGACGCGCTGTAGGCGGGAACGGCTTCGCGGGCGGCGGGGGGCAAGCGGTGGAACCAGCCGGTGAGGGCGATGGCCAGGGCGTCGGCGGCGTCGTCGGGTTTGGGCACGGCAATCAGCCCCAACTCGCGCTGCACGGCCTCCTGGATGGCGCGTTTGTCGGCGCGGCCGTCGCCGGCGAGGGCGAGTTTGACCTGGGGCGGACTGAATTCGACATAGGGCACCCCGTGCTGGGCGGCGCACAGGAGCACCACCCCCCGCGCCTGGGCCACCGAGATCGTGTTGCCCATCTTGTAGAAGAAGAGTTTTTCGATAGCAACCAGGTCGGGCTTGTGGGCAGAAAATAAACTGTTGATGTCTTCGTAGATGGCCGCAAGTCTTGCTTCGAAGGCGGTTTTTGCCGAAGTCTGCACGATGCCGTAGTCGCACACCACCGGCGGAGCGCTGTCAAAAAAGTCGAGCACTCCGTAACCGACGATCGCCACGCCCGGATCGAGACCGAAAATCCGCATGCCGCACATTTTGCGAGATACTGCCCAGACTACAACCTGCGGACGCTAAATCTTCAGGGGTTTACTATCATCGGGGGTGGATATTCGCAGGAGATGCTATGCGCTGGGCCGGATATGGACTGTTGTGCACCGTGTTGCTCCTGGCCGGCTGCGGCGAAGCGAGCAAAATCGAAATCGCCCTCAAAGATCTCGTCGTCGTCGACTGCCCCCCCGGCAGTAAAGGGGGAGCGAGCATCAGCCTCAACGACTCGGTCAACGTGCCGACGCGCTGCTACCGCCTTCGGGGGACGGCGGTCAATCCTGCCGAGAAACCGGCCAAAAATGTCGACGTTTTCGGCAAGATCACCGACGCCAACGGCACCCTCGCCATTACCCGGCGGCGGGTAGGTTCGCTGGCTGAGGTTGCGGCGGGGACCAGTGCGATCGCACTCGATGTCTACCTGCCCGAGACGGCCAAGCCTCCCTTTAAACTCGAAAATATGAAAGCGGCGGGTTTTCCCAACCAGGTCGACCGGCGCCAGAACGCCGGGGGCAGCTAGAGCAGGTGTCAGGCGTCAGGTGGCCAGACGAAACGCCTGCGATTCGAGGGCAAGCACCACCGGGCCGTACTCGTCCCCTTCGTCCAGTTCGATAATCCACAGCCCGGAGCGATCGAGGGCGCGAATGCGGCCGAGTTGTCCCCAGTAGCACTCGTAGAGGACAATCACCTGCCGGCCTAAAAAGCTGAGTCCCTGTAACATCTCCTACTTCGCTCCCACCGTGTACCCCTTAACCTACTGACCACTGCGTCCGGCTGGTCTGTGCCCGGACCGGTTGTTATAATTTATTCCGTGAAAGTCGGTTTTGAGTGTATTTTACATAGCAAAAGTCAAAATATCGCGGAATCCTACATAGCTATCATGCCGAAGGCCACGGGGGAGAAGAAAAAGGGTAAGACCGGGCGACCAAAAAAGTTTGGACGTCCCTCGAAGTCTTATTATCTGGTCTTACCCGAGGATGTGGTGATTCGCCTGCGCGAGATCGACTCCGACATGGCGACGGCAATCGTCAAGCTGGTGGAGGGCACCCAGTTCACCCCGGTACCCGACGGTGTCGAGGTGCACCTGCTGGCTCCGGAGACGGCGCTGGTGTGGGTGGGGGAGATTGCCCCGCTGTTGAGCTGGCCGGGAGTTTTCCTGCACAAAGTCGAGGTGGGTCGCTTTTTACTCGTGCTCGACCGCCACTACGATCTGGCGCGCTTCGAACTCGATGTGCGCGACTGGATCGAAGCGGGAAAATCTACCGGTGAGGAGGCCGACGCTTTTGAGAAACTGGCCGAGGGCTTGCGCCAGATGCGCCTGCAAAACCAGTCGCTGCGCGGTGCCACCTTTTTGTAACAAATTGTAGAGAGTGGATCACATTTATTTAGATCTCCACTGGTCGGGGCTGCCCATTCCTGCTGCTGCTCGTGTATATTGTCAATAAGCAAAGCTTTTTGAGAACGGCCCATGGTCAACTCTACCCAGTACACATCGGCGGCCCTCAAAGCGGAACTCAATTCGAAGGGCTGGCGGATGACTCCCCAGCGCGAGACGATCTTGAAGGTGTTCCAGGAGCTGCCGGAGGGCAATCACCTCAATGCCGAGGAGCTGCACGCGCGGCTGGAGACATCGAGCGGCATCAGTCTTTCGACGGTTTACCGCACGTTGAAGCTCATGGCGCGCATGGGCATCCTGCGCGAGCTTGAACTGGCCGAAGGCCACAAGCACTACGAAATTAACCAACCCTACCCCCACCACCACCACCATCTGGTCTGCGTCAAGTGCTACCGCACCATCGAATTTAAAAGCAACCCAATTCTCACCATCGGTTCGAAGGCGGCCATCGAGCGCGGCTTCAAGCTGCTCGACTGCCAGCTGACCATCCACGCGGTTTGCCCGGAGTGCCAGCGCTCGATCGTGCCGCTGTAGCGGTCCCCGCCCTTAAAATAGGGCGATGATTTCCCGCCGGTTGTTTTCTCTGTTCGCCCTGGGCGGGCTGTGGCCGCTGCTTCAGCCTACTGCGGTGCTGGCCCGCGAGCGCCGCAACTGGGTGGAGCGCACCCTGGCGAGCCTGAGCCTCGAAGCGAAAATCGGCCAAGTCATGATGCCGATGCTCGAATCGCCCGAGGAGGGGCGCGTTTTAGTCGAGCGCTTTGGAGTGGGGGGATTGATCATCTACCGCACCGGCGCGCGCGCCCTGGCCGAGCAACTCAATGCCCTGCAGGCGGCCAGTGCCGTGCCGCTGTTGGTGAGCGCCGATTTCGAGCGCGGGGTGGGTGCTTACATCGACGGGGCCACGGACTTGCCTATCGCCATGGCCCTGGGGGCGGCGGGGGATACGGCTCTGGCGCGCGCGGCGGGGGAGATCACCGCCCGCGAGGCGCGCGCCCTCGGGGTGCACGTCGTCTTTGCGCCGGTACTCGATGTCAACAACAACCCGCGCAACCCGATCATCAACGTGCGCTCCTTCGGCCAGTCGCCTGAGTTGGTAAGCCGCCTGGGAGCAGCCTACATCGCCGGGCTGGAGTCCCAGGGGGCGATGGCCACCGCCAAGCACTTTCCCGGCCACGGCAACGTCAGCGCCGACACCCACCGCGAATTGGCCGCCCTCCCAGGCAACCTGGTCGCTCTGGAACAAGTCGAGCTGAAACCCTTTCGCAGTGTGCTGTCCGGCCGCGCTCCCCACGGCGTCATGGCCGCCCATCTCTGGGTACAGGCGATTGATCCCGAGCCGGTGCCTGCCACCTGTTCGCCCCGGGTAATCGAGGGCTTTTTGCGGCGGGAGTTGGGTTATGGCGGCCTGGTCTACACCGATTCGCTGGGGATGGGGGCGGTCGTCGAGTACGCAAAAGGCGACTACGCCCGCGCCCAGGTGCTCGCCCTCGAAGCGGGCTGCGATGTGCTGGTCATCCCGACCGGCCTGAATGCGAAGGGCGAACAGTCACCGCTAGTAGGTGTGGAGATCGGAACGAAAGCGATTCGTACGGCTCTTCGCGAAGGGCGCCTGAGCGAAGCGCGCCTGGACCGCTCGGTGCGGCGCATTCTGGAGGCCAAAGCCTGGGCGGGTCTGGATCGCTCCTCACAAGTCAATCTGGCTGGTCTCGCCATCCTGGGCAATGCTGCCCACCAGCAGGCAGCCGAGCGCATCGCCCGCCGCGCCCTCACCCTGGTGCAAGATCGCGGTCCACTATTGCCGCTTGCCCCCGAACGCCGGTTGGGGGTGGTGAGCCTCACCAACTTTGAAGGGGCAGGAGCCTTCGGCCGCGACAGCGATGAATTTGTTCCTGCCCTCAGGCGTTTGCGCCCCTTTGAGCATGTTCGTTTGTCGCTGGTACCCACCCCCGCCGAACTGGAGGCCGCCCGCACCCTGGCGCGCAACTGCGACGCGCTGGTGGTGGCCGCTTACTTGAAAGTCTTCGTGGGCGACAACAGCGCGGATCTGATCCCCGTACACCTGAAGGCCCTTGAGGACCTCCGGGCCGTCAATCCGCGCATCGTATTTATCTCCTTCGGCAGCCCCTACGCCCTGACGGCCATGCGGCAGCTGCCGACGCTCATTTGCGCCTACGACGATTCCAAAGCGAGCCAAGTGACGGCTGCCGCCGCCCTATTTTCCGCTGAGCCTTGGCGCGGCAAACTGCCTGTCAGCATCGAGCGTTAAATGTTGTGTGGGTGATTCGAGGATGCCGCACCAACTTGAGTAGATGTGTGCGTGCCATTGCGCGCTATTGCCGGTTCAGCAAAGCTTATTAAGATAGCGAAAAGTCCAGATTGACGGGCTCTTCCAACAGGACATTGATCATATTCATGTTGGTGCTTTGGACCTCCGGGCTGACCGACTCGACTTGAAAATTGCTCGTCCATACACGGCCTTCGCCACCGAGCAAAACGCCAAAAGCAATGTGCATGCTGGTGGGTGGGATATCGAGTACAACCGCGTAGCGCGCCCAGTCTGTCGTGCCGCGAACCGGCCGGTTGTGCATGTTGTCAAAGCCTAACACCCTGCCCATGTCTCCATCGATGCGCATCCACAACCCCGCCCAGGTTGCAGCCTCGGTTTTGAGATTCGCGGACAGACGCAGGCGCATACCCAGGTAGCGCGAAGCGCTAATTGTCTGCACAAGAGTACCGAAGCCAGCGGGTGTGGCGACGATACTCTGCATCAAAATACCAGTCTTGCCCTGCGGGTCCGTCGTCCCATTTCTATAGACGGCATAGTCCTGGGGATGACTGCCGACAAGCATCCAGCCTTCAGGAACCCGTTCTTGATTTTGAGCACATTGCATAGAATCCTCGCTTTTGATGTTGGCTTGGTTAGTAAAGTCGTCGTCTTCCAAGTTCAGGTGGAAGGCCCTGAATAAATAGAAGAGGGTTTGCCGGTCCACGCCAGTATCGCCATTGAGCACCTTGGCGATCGTGATCGGAGCCAGCCCAGTGAGCCCGCTCAGCTCTTCGAGGGTATAGCGATCCCCATCGTTGCTCCAAATTTCCATGTTGTGTTTGGTGTCCTGGAGTTTCTTGAAGCCCTTGGCTGTGAGGATGACGCCACGCCTGCGCTTGGGAGCTAAACTTTTCATTTTCGCCGGTTCCTTGGAGCCTTCGGCCAGTCTCTGGTTGCGTGCGATGCCGCGTAACCCGTTCTGAGCACCAATATGGGGCAGCAAGGGCGTCTATGCCAGCAAAGATCTATGCGATAAGACAAAAGCTCTGGGACCGTAGCCTGCGAACAAACGGACCTCAAACATGCATGAAACCGCCATTGACGACGAGATCTTCGCCGGTGATGTAGGACGCTTCGTCGCTGGCTGGAAACACCACCGCCTGGGCGATTTCCGCCGGTGTGCCCGTGCGGCCAAGGGGAGCCGACTGCTTGACGAAGGCGGCAAAGCCGTCGAGCGCTGCTTGGGAGAGGCCCATCTTGCCCTGGAAGGGTGTGGGAATTAGGCCGGGACTGACCGCGTTGACCCGGATCCCGCGCGGGGCCAGTTCGGCGGCGAGGGTGCGGGCCAACGCGCGCACCGCCGCCTTGGTGGCAAAGTAGACGCTGCCCATTGCCATGCCCTTTTTGTGAACCGCCGAGGCGTCGCCTTCTCAATTTTGAAGTGCCACAGGGCCTGACTCACCCAAGAACACCTCTCGCGAGGTCCGATAACCCAGCGATTTTCGCAGCCGGTCATTCAGCAAGTCTACGGCCTGCTGCATTCGACGCGGCAGAGCACCCCACGTCTGTCCTTGGCCGTTACCGCGGCTCCGCCCGGGGAGCGCTTTCGGGCTCACCAGGGTCCTGCGGCGCGCTGCTCTCGTTCGGCTGCGCGGATGGCTCACAGAAAACCCGACGGCTATACAACCGGAAGGAGAAAGCATTGTGTCCACCGGCAGAGGGGATAGATGCCGTTAAAGCATTAGTTTTGATTCACAAACTTGCACAGGGCCACGGCCATGGAAAATCTTGAAACCGCCAGAGATATGCCCGAGACGCTACGCAGCTCGATCGAGATGCTCATGCTCGACACTACCGAGCCGCTCGATCCGCTGCTGTCGCTCAAGCTCACCAACCTGACGATGAACGTTGCCAAGATCGTCTACATGATGGGATTACAGGACGGCCGCTCCGGTTCTTCTGTGTACTCCTGAGCATACGCCGCACTGCAAAGTCGATATAAATTGTATTTGTACATCTATGTAGCGCCGACAATGTGCGGCGCAGTAGAAAAGTCGGCCGAAGCATTTGTCCGACGGTAGCATCTGAAAGCTGCTCGCAAAAGCGAGGATTTCAGTGGCTACCGTCAGCGATATTACTGTCCAGACCATGGATGGACAGGCCCGTTCCCTTGGCGAATACAGAGGACATGTCCTGCTTATTGTCAACGTCGCTTCCTACTGTGGCTATACGCCCCAGTATGCGGGCCTCGAAAGGCTCTACCGCCGCTACAAAGATGCCGGGTTGCGGTTGCTGGCCTTTCCCTGCAACGACTTCGGAGGACAGGAACCGGGTTCCAACGCCGAGATCGTCCAGTTTTGCAGCCGCTACGACGTCAGCTTCGAACTGTTCGACAAGGTGGGTGCGCGCGGCTATTACAAGCACCCCCTGTACGTGCGCCTAAGCGAAGCGGTCGAACCTGCGGGAGATGTGTCCTGGAATTTTGAGAAATTTTTGATCGCCAGATCGGGGGAGGTCATGGGCCGTTACCGCAGCGGCATCGGCCCGGAAGATCCGCAACTGGTTGGCGATATCGAACGCGAGCTGGCGAAAAGTTAGTTTATTGCTTGTTGCCTTTGCTGCCCTTAACTTTGCTGTCCTTGACCGCATTGCCAAATTTGCTGCTCAGGAAGCTGCGGAACTTGTTGATCAAGTTGGGTTTTGGGCGCTGGGCAAGCTGGATCTGGTCGTCGGGAAATTCCTTGCGCCGAAAACCGTACTCTAGTGGATTGGTGGCCTTGCGCAAAGCGGCGTACTGCCTGAGGGCGCTCTGGCGCAGTTTTTCTTCGGAATCGAAAATCGCCTGCTCGACGAGATTAGAAGCAACGGCGATCGCCCCGGCCGCCTTCCACTCGTCCTGGCCGGACTCGCGCACGAAAATTTCAAAGGTCGGCTCACCCTTTTTCTCGGCCGCCTCGTAGCGGCGGCGCGCCTGAAATTCTTCGTCACTCAGCCGCGGTGCCGCACGACGGCGCTTGGGCGCGGCAGGTTTGGCGGGCTCGACGGGTTTGCCGAAGCCTTTCGCTCGGGGGTCCGATTGCTCTGCCATTTTTTCTCCTTGCACTGGGTCCGGTCTTTCGATTATCGCGGCAAAGGCGGCTCGCGCGGCGAATCGATTGCCCGGCTCATCAATGGTACTTGAGCGCTTCCATCAGTTCTTCGACGATCCGGCCCTGGTCGCCCCGCTCGTAGGCGGTGGTGACGTGCGCTTCGAGGTGACCGCGCAGAACCACCTCCCCGGCCCGGCTGAGGGCTCCCTGCACCGCCTTGAGCTGGCGAAGCACATCGATGCAGTAAATTTCTGGGTCGTCGAGCATCTTCTGGATGCTCTCCAGATGCCCTTTGGCAATCGCAAGCCGGCGGGCCGCCTGTTGGCGGCTTTGCGCCGGCATGCACAGATGGTGGGTGGCACCCTGGACGGCTTTTTTGCTCATCGTGCCTCCACCAATTCCGCTCCAAACCCTTGGGCGGCGACAGCCGCCGTGAGCCGCTCAGGGTCGGTGTCCCCTTCGACGATTGCCCGTCCGGTGCTCAGATCTACCGCCACGGCCTCGACGCCCGGTTGCGCTTTGAGAATCCAGGCGACGCTCTCCTCACAACCGGCGCAGGTCATGCCGGTGATCTTTAACTCGATGGCCATGTCCTCAATCTCCAATGCTGACCCCCCTGGGGAGGATATGAATTTATTCTACTGTCGGCCTAGCTCCCGCGACGAGCATTTTCGGTCTGCCTAAAGAAACACAGGGTTTTTGCACTGCTATCATATTAGTGGATTTCCGGGCAAGGGAAGTTAACCCTCCAGGGGAGGATAGGGTGAGTAAATCTTTTGAAGTCGAAGTGCGCGGAATGACCTGTGCCTCGTGCGCCAGCCGGTTGGAGCGGGTGCTGGGCCGGCTGGACGGGGTGGTGGCCGCGAGCGTCAATCTGACCACCGAACGGGCACAGGTGAGTTACGTGCCGCCCGCCGAGCCGGGGCACTTGCGCGCGGCCATCGAAGCAGCAGGGTTCAAAGTTCCCGCTGCTGCCGATACTGCTGATACTGCCGCAGAAGCCTCCGCCCCCGACACCGACGCGCGCACCCAGCAAACGGCAGCACTGAAGGCATCGGTGATCTTCTCGGCCGCCTTCGCCGTGCCGCTGGCAGTCCTTGCAATGTTGCCGATGCTCTGGCCGGTCCTGGAGACGGCCATGATGGCCGCCGCTCCCGAAACCGTCTGGCGCTGGTTGATGCTCGCACTGGCCACCCCGGTGCAGTTCGGGCCGGGGCTGAGGTTCTACCGCAGCGGCTGGGCGAGCCTCCGCCACGGGGCGCCCGACATGAACGCGCTGGTAATGATCGGCACTTCCGCTGCCTACTGCTACAGTGCTACGGCGGTGCTGTTTGCGGGGTGGTTTCCAGCGGGTACCGGCCACGTCTATTTCGAGGCGAGCGCCGTGGTGATCGCCTTGATTTTGCTGGGCCGCTACTGCGAGTCGCTGGCCAAGGGGCGCGCCTCCGAGGCGATGAAGCGTCTGTTGAACCTGCAGCCGCCCACCGCCCGGGTGGTGCGCGGCGACAGCGAGCAGGAGGTGCCCGTCGCGGCAGTCGCGGTGGGGGATGTGGTCGCCGTGCGGCCCGGTGAAAAGGTGCCGGTCGATGGCGAGGTGCTCTCAGGCGCCAGTTACGTCGATGAGAGCATGATCACCGGCGAGCCGCTGCCGGTGGCCAAGGGCAAAGGGGCGACGGTCGTAGGGGGGACGATCAACCAGAACGGCGCCTTTCGCTTCTGGGTAAGCCGTGTGGGAGCTGGGACCGTACTGGCACAGATTATGCGGCTGGTGGAGACCGCCCAGGCATCCAAACCGGCCATTCAGGGGTTGGCGGATAGAGTCGTGGCCTACTTCGTGCCCGTCGTGCTGGTCATCGCCGCGCTTACCTTCGTGCTCTGGGTGGTCTTCGGCGGCCCTACCGCCATCGGTTTCGCCCTGGTCAACACGGTGGCGGTGCTGATCATCGCCTGCCCCTGCGCTATGGGTCTTGCCACCCCCACCTCGGTGATGGTGGGCACCGGCAAAGCGGCCGAACTGGGGGTGCTCTTCCGGCGGGGTGCGGCCCTGGAGGCGCTCGCAAACGTGCAGGTGGTGGCCCTCGACAAGACCGGCACCCTCACCCGCGGCCGGCCGGAGTTGACCGATTTTCTGGTCCAAAGCGGTTTTGAGCGCCAGGCGGTCTTGATCCTGGTGGCCGCGGCCGAATCGGTGAGCGAACACCCGCTGGCGCGGGCGCTGAGCGCTGCGGTGGGCGACGTTCCTTTGCCCGGGGCGGAGCACTTCGCCGCCATCCCCGGTTACGGCATCGAAGCGGTGGTGCAGGGCCGCCAGGTGCAGGTGGGGTCTGAGCGCTATATGCGTCGCCTCGGCGTTGCCACCGACTCGGTAACTTCCCAGGCTACTGCCCTTGCTGCGGCGGGCAGAAGCCCAATCTACGCTGCCCTGGACGGGCAATTGGCGGCCGTACTCGCCGTGGCCGACCCGATCAAACCTGAAAGCCGCGCCGCTGTCGAGCAATTGCACCGCCAGGGTCTGCAAGTAGTCATGGTGAGCGGCGACAACCGCCGCACCGCCGAGGCGATCGCCCGCGAACTGGGCATCGAAACGGTGATCGCCGAAGTGCTCCCGGAGGCCAAAGCCGAAACGGTGCGCAAGTTGCAAAGCGCCGGCCGGCCGGTGGCGTTCGTGGGAGACGGCATCAACGACGCCCCGGCCCTCGCCCAGGCCGACGTCGGTATCGCGATCGGCACCGGCACCGACATCGCCATCGAGACCGGCGAGGTGATCTTGCTGGCGGGCGATGTGGGCGGTGTGCCCAACGCCATTGCCCTTGCCCG
Protein-coding sequences here:
- a CDS encoding lipoate--protein ligase family protein → MNFRLLPLERKEGDALMAADEAMLEALRQGVSPPSLRFYTWAHPTLSLGFHQHVFPEHWRALPKVRRPTGGRAVWHEGDLTYAVAVRGLSGSTGQIYTRLCAFLVEGLANLGIEVGFGRGGREYVRRPGCFSSATSADLLWRGRKLVGSAQVRRGDTVLQHGAILLAPNQERLARLFPEQAPEAVVGLAEIRPELSADQVIASLTAAWATAWEAAIVPGEWSEWERQWLAQGRARWRCG
- a CDS encoding Tic20 family protein, whose amino-acid sequence is MAASLGYGITLLSQLGLGAVIQILAPINFLNSGFIGLAVFIALFALVVNNTNISHFIRFNVFQALLVGIILSLFSLVLPLLVNMFAFLPGIDVIQQTLGNTIFLGIFAFGIYGIVQSLLGRYAEVPTISEVVYSQLR
- the thiL gene encoding thiamine-phosphate kinase; the encoded protein is MDIAELGERGLIARLGRFFGHAPHILVPGGDDAAVVVPGSGALVATTDLLFEEVHFSDRTTGPFDVGWRSAAANLSDLAAMGATPFGMLVGLGLTSSTSVEWVEAFYAGFTACSAPVGALLLGGDTCRAKSRTVAVTALGTVEAGRILRRNAARPGDALVVTGHLGASRAGLAVLLEAQRYAHLGAPVREAVVAAHRRPRPRLEVPPLVFALSERAAAMDTSDGLTDAIAQVCAQSGCGAVVDLAALPIDAATAQVAAKQATAWALGGGEDYELLIALEPDAATQLVQRLAAIGIGGAIVGQAVAGDQVVDTEDRPLEAPGFEHFNRP
- a CDS encoding 4-hydroxy-3-methylbut-2-enyl diphosphate reductase codes for the protein MQSKNYFRKGFGLKAEVQDDLKAEYESSLIHEIRANGYTLQRGGVTIRLAEAFGFCWGVDKAVSMAYETHRKFPDRQLWITNEIIHNPLVNQHLRAMGIRFLDEDESGRRVPKDFDRVSEADVVILPAFGASTQEMQILDDKNCVIVDTTCPWVSAVWNRVGKYDRAEFTSIIHGKYQHEETVATASRARRYLVVLNLEEAQQVCDYILHGGDRRAFLAHFGPAACEGFDPDCDLVRVGIANQTTMLKGETERIGKLFERTMMRRYGPANLADHFMSHDTICDATQERQDAMFKLVEEPLDLLVVIGGYNSSNTTHLQEIAVERGLSSFHIDGAARLVSPQFIEHRDLHSKSLVRTKNWLPAGAVTVGVTAGASTPDRVVAEVIARIFELKGVGEPGATAAISSSAL
- the ruvC gene encoding crossover junction endodeoxyribonuclease RuvC translates to MCGMRIFGLDPGVAIVGYGVLDFFDSAPPVVCDYGIVQTSAKTAFEARLAAIYEDINSLFSAHKPDLVAIEKLFFYKMGNTISVAQARGVVLLCAAQHGVPYVEFSPPQVKLALAGDGRADKRAIQEAVQRELGLIAVPKPDDAADALAIALTGWFHRLPPAAREAVPAYSASVKGAGLRSEGAGLPSAL
- a CDS encoding Fur family transcriptional regulator, with the translated sequence MVNSTQYTSAALKAELNSKGWRMTPQRETILKVFQELPEGNHLNAEELHARLETSSGISLSTVYRTLKLMARMGILRELELAEGHKHYEINQPYPHHHHHLVCVKCYRTIEFKSNPILTIGSKAAIERGFKLLDCQLTIHAVCPECQRSIVPL